A genomic window from Caldicellulosiruptor kronotskyensis 2002 includes:
- a CDS encoding Cof-type HAD-IIB family hydrolase, translated as MYKLIAIDLDMTLLDKNKNISSRNKRAIELVKQKGVQIVLCSGRILKGVMYFAKVLGLYDQVIVACNGAIVRDLKKNKDIYYIGLENSKSLEIARICKENDIYYHYYFQDTMIARRLDYSSKFYYEKNKELPEEERINIIIDDSENTIKACGDLITKFVIIDKDLEKVNYVRKIIESKIPGIETTKSDINILEVMKEGVNKKRALEFVISYLGIAPEEVMAIGDNENDLEMVEFAGLGVAMGNAIEELKKIADYVTSSYENDGVARAIEKFVLGETINV; from the coding sequence ATGTACAAACTTATTGCAATTGACCTTGACATGACGCTTTTGGACAAAAATAAAAATATATCTTCGAGAAACAAAAGGGCTATTGAACTTGTAAAACAAAAAGGTGTTCAGATTGTTCTGTGCTCAGGAAGAATCCTCAAAGGAGTGATGTATTTTGCAAAGGTTTTGGGACTTTATGACCAGGTTATTGTTGCCTGCAACGGAGCGATTGTAAGAGACCTGAAGAAGAACAAAGATATCTATTATATTGGTCTTGAAAACTCAAAAAGTTTAGAGATTGCCAGAATTTGCAAAGAAAATGACATCTATTATCATTATTATTTTCAAGATACAATGATAGCAAGAAGGCTTGATTATTCATCCAAATTTTACTACGAAAAGAATAAGGAACTTCCTGAAGAAGAGAGAATTAATATCATAATTGACGATTCTGAAAATACTATTAAAGCTTGCGGTGATTTAATCACTAAATTTGTCATAATTGATAAAGACTTAGAAAAAGTAAATTATGTAAGAAAAATAATAGAAAGTAAGATTCCAGGTATTGAGACCACAAAATCAGACATTAATATTTTAGAAGTTATGAAAGAAGGGGTTAACAAGAAGAGAGCACTTGAATTTGTCATTTCATATTTGGGGATAGCACCTGAGGAAGTGATGGCAATAGGTGACAATGAAAATGACCTTGAGATGGTAGAGTTTGCCGGACTTGGTGTTGCAATGGGGAATGCTATTGAAGAGCTCAAAAAAATAGCTGATTATGTGACAAGCTCTTATGAAAACGACGGGGTGGCAAGAGCAATAGAAAAGTTTGTTTTGGGGGAAACAATTAATGTGTAA
- a CDS encoding chemotaxis protein CheX, which yields MASVNVEYINPFIQASQQVLKQVANIDFKLGKVYIKEPTYKVDQVVVIIGMTGNIKGQVNFCMSIETAKKIASMMMGGFPVSDFDELAKSAIGEMANMIMGNTSTLFSQKGLKVEITPPSILIGENMTLSTSKMINICVPLLLDNGDKIDMDVAFMEN from the coding sequence ATGGCAAGTGTAAATGTTGAGTACATCAATCCGTTTATTCAGGCGAGCCAGCAAGTACTAAAACAGGTTGCAAACATTGACTTTAAGCTTGGGAAAGTGTACATTAAAGAACCCACATACAAAGTTGATCAGGTTGTTGTTATAATTGGAATGACAGGTAATATCAAAGGACAGGTAAACTTCTGCATGTCAATTGAGACAGCAAAAAAAATTGCCTCAATGATGATGGGGGGTTTTCCTGTATCGGACTTTGATGAACTTGCAAAAAGTGCGATTGGCGAGATGGCAAATATGATTATGGGTAACACTTCAACACTGTTTTCACAAAAGGGACTGAAGGTTGAGATAACACCCCCTTCAATTTTAATAGGTGAGAACATGACGCTCAGCACATCAAAAATGATAAACATATGTGTGCCACTTTTACTTGACAACGGTGATAAAATTGATATGGATGTTGCGTTCATGGAAAACTAA
- a CDS encoding DUF362 domain-containing protein, whose protein sequence is MCKVAIVKCDTYNLQDVKEAILKGINLIGYEIPKKDCVLVKPNLLMKKNPEDAVTTHPSIAQATVEIIKEKASKIIIADSPGGPYTKKRLESIYQAAGIKVLEKLENVYLNYDTSYKDLSIETTTFKKLSLISPYFESQGIINLPKLKTHQMAVYTGAVKNLFGLVPGGQKAEMHFRFQDVRRFMEMLLEILTVAKPMLNIMDGIVAMEGEGPSAGKPKELGILLISEDAIALDYVACKIIGLDIKDVPLLEVANEKGLLNPDKVEIVGERIEDVAPSSFELVLRPEISFVKGRLPQFLARFLDNFLSPRPIFDINICIGCAECFNACPAQAIEMRSRKAYVDLKKCIRCYCCHELCPAKAIKIKRSFLFEKILK, encoded by the coding sequence ATGTGTAAAGTTGCGATTGTAAAGTGTGATACATATAACCTGCAGGATGTGAAGGAGGCAATTTTAAAGGGTATAAACCTAATAGGTTATGAAATTCCGAAAAAAGATTGTGTGCTTGTAAAACCGAATCTTCTTATGAAAAAAAACCCTGAAGATGCTGTTACCACCCATCCTTCTATTGCTCAGGCAACTGTGGAAATTATTAAAGAAAAAGCAAGCAAGATTATAATAGCTGACAGTCCAGGTGGACCGTATACCAAAAAGAGGCTTGAAAGTATATATCAAGCTGCAGGAATTAAAGTACTTGAAAAGCTTGAAAATGTTTATTTGAACTATGATACATCTTACAAAGACCTTAGTATTGAAACTACAACTTTTAAAAAACTTTCGTTGATATCCCCATACTTTGAAAGCCAGGGGATCATAAATCTTCCAAAACTTAAAACCCATCAGATGGCAGTCTACACAGGTGCTGTAAAGAACTTATTTGGGCTTGTCCCAGGTGGGCAGAAAGCTGAGATGCATTTTAGATTCCAAGATGTCAGAAGGTTTATGGAGATGCTACTTGAAATCTTAACGGTAGCAAAGCCAATGCTAAATATTATGGACGGCATTGTTGCAATGGAAGGGGAAGGACCGTCAGCAGGAAAACCCAAAGAGCTTGGTATTTTGCTAATATCCGAGGATGCAATTGCTTTGGATTATGTGGCTTGTAAGATTATTGGGCTTGACATAAAAGATGTTCCTCTTTTGGAGGTGGCGAATGAAAAAGGACTTTTAAATCCTGATAAGGTTGAGATTGTTGGTGAGAGGATTGAAGATGTTGCTCCATCAAGTTTTGAACTTGTCTTAAGACCCGAGATATCTTTTGTTAAAGGAAGGCTTCCACAATTTTTGGCAAGGTTTTTGGATAATTTTCTTTCACCAAGACCAATTTTCGACATAAATATTTGTATAGGTTGTGCAGAGTGTTTCAATGCATGTCCTGCTCAGGCTATTGAGATGAGAAGCAGGAAAGCATATGTTGATTTGAAAAAGTGTATAAGGTGTTATTGCTGTCATGAACTTTGTCCTGCAAAGGCTATAAAAATCAAAAGATCATTTTTATTTGAGAAAATACTAAAATGA
- the trmL gene encoding tRNA (uridine(34)/cytosine(34)/5-carboxymethylaminomethyluridine(34)-2'-O)-methyltransferase TrmL translates to MPINIVLHEPEIPYNTGNIARTCACTGSKLHLIEPLGFSLEDKYLKRAGLDYWQYLDVKIYKDLNDFFEKNRGANIFYFSTKGKQYYTQAPYEDNCYLMFGKETAGLPQWLIEQNIHRTYRIPMISDVRSLNLSNSVAIVLYEALRQLGFPNLV, encoded by the coding sequence ATGCCAATAAATATAGTACTGCATGAACCTGAAATTCCATACAACACAGGAAACATTGCGAGAACGTGTGCATGTACAGGAAGCAAGCTCCATCTTATAGAGCCTCTTGGTTTTTCATTGGAAGACAAGTACTTGAAAAGAGCAGGGCTTGACTACTGGCAGTATTTGGATGTGAAAATCTACAAGGATTTAAACGACTTTTTTGAGAAAAATAGAGGAGCAAACATATTCTATTTTTCTACCAAAGGCAAACAATATTATACCCAGGCGCCATATGAAGACAATTGCTACCTTATGTTTGGGAAAGAAACAGCTGGTCTTCCTCAGTGGCTTATTGAACAGAACATACACAGGACTTACAGAATACCTATGATAAGCGATGTGAGGTCTTTAAATCTTTCAAATTCGGTTGCTATTGTTTTATATGAAGCTCTTAGACAGCTTGGTTTTCCTAATCTGGTGTAG
- a CDS encoding TIGR03960 family B12-binding radical SAM protein, protein MIVKDKVFKLLYDVEKPGRYIGNEINMVKKDPEKVDIRFAFCFPDVYEIGMSNLGLKILYHLLNEREDVYCERAFMPWVDMQKKMKKEGIKLFSLETFTELDRFDIIGFSLSYEMSYTNVLKMLELGGLPLESQKREKGMPIVIAGGPCTYNPEPLWEFIDVFVIGEGEEVILEIIDLYKRYKFSNMTKEEFLHECAAIEGCYVPSLYNVEYNPDGTIKSIVPVSENVPARVKKRIVKDLDTSYFPTKMITPLIEVVHDRITLEIFRGCARGCRFCQAGIIYRPVRFRKAEKVLQYAKELVENCGCNEISLVSLSTSDYPNIDELAREILKFAEDKKVNISLPSLRLDTTSLDLLKEVEKVRKPTLTFAPEAGTQRLRDVINKNIKEEDIYSTVRLAFERGFQNIKLYFMLGLPLEKDEDVMGIYTIAKNIREIYKELGFKKRIRITVSTSFFVPKPHTPFQWEAQDSIENMQRKMKLLKENLKKVKDVEYSWHDFYLSKLEAVLSRGDRRLSKVIKRAVDLGCQFDDWGEFFDFSKWEKTFQQENIDWRFYSDRKRSFDEVLPWDIIDTGVTKEFLKRECLLAYEGKTTSSCFDRCTGCGVASFRGGICVDK, encoded by the coding sequence GTGATTGTAAAAGACAAGGTATTTAAACTGCTCTATGATGTTGAAAAACCGGGAAGATATATCGGCAACGAAATAAATATGGTAAAAAAAGATCCTGAAAAGGTAGATATAAGGTTTGCATTTTGCTTTCCGGATGTGTACGAGATTGGTATGTCTAACTTGGGTCTCAAAATATTGTATCATCTTTTGAATGAAAGAGAAGATGTATACTGCGAAAGGGCTTTTATGCCATGGGTAGATATGCAGAAGAAGATGAAAAAAGAGGGAATAAAACTATTTTCACTTGAAACTTTTACTGAACTTGATAGATTTGATATAATAGGATTTTCTCTTTCATATGAAATGAGCTATACAAATGTTTTGAAGATGCTTGAACTTGGTGGTCTTCCTCTTGAAAGTCAAAAAAGAGAAAAAGGAATGCCAATTGTAATTGCAGGAGGTCCGTGTACGTACAATCCAGAACCTCTATGGGAGTTTATAGATGTGTTTGTTATTGGTGAGGGTGAAGAGGTCATTTTGGAGATTATTGACCTTTATAAAAGATATAAATTTTCTAATATGACAAAGGAAGAGTTCTTACATGAATGTGCGGCTATTGAAGGATGTTACGTTCCTTCACTTTACAATGTAGAGTATAACCCCGATGGAACTATAAAGTCTATAGTACCTGTATCAGAAAATGTACCAGCAAGAGTAAAAAAGAGAATTGTAAAAGATTTAGATACAAGCTATTTTCCAACAAAGATGATAACACCTCTTATAGAAGTTGTTCATGATAGAATAACCTTGGAAATTTTCAGAGGTTGTGCAAGAGGGTGCAGGTTTTGCCAGGCAGGTATAATATACAGACCTGTTAGGTTCAGAAAGGCAGAAAAGGTTTTACAGTATGCAAAAGAACTTGTTGAAAATTGTGGGTGTAATGAGATATCGCTTGTATCCCTCAGTACAAGTGACTATCCGAATATAGATGAACTTGCAAGGGAAATTTTGAAGTTTGCAGAGGACAAAAAGGTAAACATTTCTTTGCCATCTTTGAGGCTTGACACGACATCTTTAGACCTTTTAAAAGAAGTTGAAAAGGTAAGGAAACCTACACTGACCTTTGCACCCGAGGCAGGAACACAGAGACTAAGAGATGTTATAAATAAAAATATAAAAGAAGAAGATATATACTCTACAGTCAGACTTGCATTTGAAAGAGGGTTTCAAAATATAAAACTCTATTTCATGCTTGGACTTCCTCTTGAAAAAGATGAAGATGTAATGGGAATATACACAATAGCAAAGAATATAAGGGAGATTTACAAAGAACTTGGATTTAAAAAGAGAATAAGAATAACAGTGTCCACGTCCTTTTTTGTACCAAAACCACACACGCCCTTTCAGTGGGAAGCGCAGGATAGTATTGAAAACATGCAAAGAAAGATGAAACTTTTAAAGGAGAATCTCAAAAAGGTAAAGGATGTTGAGTATAGCTGGCATGATTTTTATCTTAGCAAACTTGAAGCGGTACTTTCGCGGGGTGACAGAAGGCTTTCTAAGGTGATTAAAAGAGCAGTTGATCTTGGTTGCCAGTTTGACGACTGGGGCGAGTTTTTTGACTTTTCAAAATGGGAAAAAACATTCCAGCAAGAAAACATCGACTGGAGGTTTTACTCTGATCGAAAAAGAAGTTTTGATGAGGTTTTGCCATGGGACATTATAGATACTGGCGTGACCAAAGAGTTTTTAAAAAGAGAATGTCTTTTAGCATATGAGGGAAAAACTACAAGTTCGTGTTTTGATAGATGTACAGGTTGCGGTGTAGCTTCTTTTCGAGGGGGAATTTGTGTTGACAAATAA
- a CDS encoding DUF6115 domain-containing protein: MDAYVILFIFFGLIIVLWSLRSIKKDIERGEKILHESEKAQKTLSQLLSEAIETVEELDSFGEYIIERIENKVRWAKGEILDIEKAPVKGDTEHLNTEEKVEKSDQTKSYAGKEDFIEPGKDMQRDEGKKHSKEELYRKAVELYKQGYTVDEIASSLNIGKGEAKLAIRIVGRERS; this comes from the coding sequence ATGGACGCCTATGTAATCTTGTTTATATTTTTTGGGTTAATTATAGTATTGTGGTCGTTGAGGTCGATAAAAAAGGATATAGAAAGAGGCGAGAAGATTTTACATGAATCAGAAAAGGCTCAAAAAACTCTATCACAGCTTTTGAGTGAAGCCATTGAGACAGTTGAGGAATTGGACAGTTTTGGAGAATATATTATTGAAAGAATAGAAAACAAGGTAAGATGGGCAAAAGGTGAGATTTTAGATATTGAAAAAGCACCAGTCAAGGGAGATACTGAACATCTAAACACTGAGGAAAAAGTTGAAAAGTCAGATCAGACAAAATCTTATGCAGGAAAAGAAGATTTTATTGAACCTGGCAAGGATATGCAAAGAGATGAAGGCAAGAAACATTCAAAAGAAGAACTTTACAGAAAGGCGGTTGAGCTTTACAAACAGGGGTATACAGTAGATGAGATTGCGTCGAGCTTAAATATTGGCAAGGGAGAAGCAAAGCTTGCTATAAGGATAGTTGGGAGGGAGAGAAGCTGA
- a CDS encoding AraC family transcriptional regulator has translation MIEAINKILPVIVKTLERVHDNSWKMDYNIHDSYELIFIKKGNIDFWVEEEKIDLKAGDLLIIKPFTKHKFEVIGSTKAEFVVIGFYLNPENKAKVNDLKEIYGFLKVLENTTNKFYFFHVRKRSNIFFCLESILREAKESKNSILLYIKCLELFVYITREVDSLEMIKNYDYSLIAKHIKEYIDNNYMEDIKMGDVAKRFFMSESSLSRIFKNHFGILPKEYLLSKRIEKAKEYLTISNLKISNIAMMCGFSSLQRFNDIFKKYTGLSPTQYRKQILQDFK, from the coding sequence ATGATAGAAGCAATTAATAAAATTCTGCCCGTAATAGTAAAGACGCTTGAGAGAGTTCATGATAATAGTTGGAAAATGGATTACAATATTCATGACAGTTATGAACTTATATTCATAAAGAAAGGAAACATTGATTTTTGGGTAGAGGAAGAAAAAATTGATCTAAAAGCTGGTGACCTTTTGATAATAAAACCTTTTACAAAGCACAAGTTCGAGGTTATAGGTTCAACCAAGGCTGAGTTTGTTGTAATTGGATTTTATTTAAATCCAGAGAACAAGGCAAAGGTAAATGATCTTAAAGAAATTTATGGTTTTTTAAAAGTTTTAGAAAACACAACAAATAAATTTTATTTTTTTCATGTTCGAAAAAGAAGCAATATTTTCTTTTGCTTAGAATCTATTCTTCGTGAGGCAAAAGAAAGCAAAAATAGTATTCTTCTTTATATAAAATGTTTAGAACTTTTCGTATATATAACACGAGAAGTTGATAGTCTTGAGATGATAAAAAATTACGATTATTCACTGATTGCAAAACATATTAAAGAGTACATTGACAATAACTACATGGAAGACATAAAAATGGGTGATGTTGCAAAGAGGTTTTTCATGTCTGAAAGTAGTCTTTCGAGGATATTTAAAAATCATTTTGGGATTTTGCCAAAGGAATACCTACTTTCAAAGCGAATAGAAAAGGCAAAGGAGTATCTTACCATCTCAAACCTAAAGATTAGCAATATTGCTATGATGTGTGGGTTTTCCTCACTTCAGCGGTTTAACGACATTTTCAAAAAGTACACAGGTCTGAGTCCTACCCAGTATCGAAAGCAAATTTTACAGGATTTTAAGTGA
- a CDS encoding TIGR03936 family radical SAM-associated protein — MLTNKYRFYFSRDLPAAFISHLDMTRLFERLFRRLNIKLKFTQGFNPHPKIVFILPMPVGLCSKEEIFEVECEQELDISIIENFNKILPEGLKILKVELATDKIQVSDMYYQCFVEAEEEFCKYFDEFMKKNPAIKKEKEGKVTVKKIFDFILSYECEKEEKAIKISFHINVLNGSYIKPEDILREFSQEYNIECKIVRVERVKVNYKRVI, encoded by the coding sequence GTGTTGACAAATAAGTATAGATTTTACTTTTCACGTGATTTGCCTGCAGCGTTTATATCCCATCTTGACATGACAAGGTTATTTGAAAGGTTATTTAGAAGGTTGAATATAAAGCTTAAGTTTACACAAGGATTCAACCCACACCCAAAGATAGTTTTTATTCTTCCAATGCCAGTTGGGCTTTGTTCAAAAGAAGAGATATTTGAGGTTGAGTGCGAGCAGGAACTTGATATCAGTATCATTGAGAATTTCAACAAAATATTACCAGAAGGATTAAAAATATTGAAAGTTGAGCTGGCTACTGATAAAATACAAGTAAGTGATATGTATTATCAATGTTTTGTTGAAGCTGAGGAAGAATTTTGTAAGTACTTTGATGAATTTATGAAAAAAAACCCTGCTATAAAAAAAGAGAAGGAAGGTAAAGTAACAGTAAAGAAAATTTTTGATTTTATTTTGAGCTATGAATGTGAAAAAGAAGAGAAAGCTATAAAAATAAGTTTTCATATAAATGTTTTGAATGGAAGCTATATAAAACCAGAAGATATATTAAGAGAGTTTTCGCAAGAGTATAATATTGAGTGTAAGATTGTGAGGGTTGAAAGGGTAAAAGTTAACTATAAAAGGGTGATATAA
- the groL gene encoding chaperonin GroEL (60 kDa chaperone family; promotes refolding of misfolded polypeptides especially under stressful conditions; forms two stacked rings of heptamers to form a barrel-shaped 14mer; ends can be capped by GroES; misfolded proteins enter the barrel where they are refolded when GroES binds) translates to MAAKMILFDEEARRALERGVNKLADTVKVTLGPKGRNVVLEKKFGSPQIVNDGVTIAKEIELEDPFENMGAQIVREVASKTNDIAGDGTTTATVLAQAMIREGLKNIAAGANPMILRKGIQKAVDVVVEEIRKMSKKVRGKEDITYVASISAGDEEIGKLVADAMEKVTNDGVITVEESKTTETTLEIVEGMQFDRGYISAYMVTDTERMEAVLDDPYILITDKKISTIQDILPLLEQIVQQGRKLLIIAEDVEGEALATLVVNKLRGTLQCVAVKAPGFGDRRKAMLQDIAILTGGQVISEELGLDLREVKLSQLGRARQVKVQKENTIIVDGAGDPSEIKARIQSIKKQIEETTSDFDREKLQERLAKLAGGVAVIHVGAATETELKEKKLRIEDALAATKAAVEEGIVPGGGTALINAIPALDKLIESLTGDEKTGAMIVRKALEEPLRQIAENAGLDGSVIVNKVKESPAGVGFDALNERFVDMFEAGIVDPTKVTRTAIQNAASAAAMLLTTEAVVAEKPEKEKNPPAPAPDMY, encoded by the coding sequence ATGGCAGCAAAGATGATATTATTTGACGAAGAGGCAAGAAGGGCTTTAGAGCGTGGTGTTAACAAGCTTGCAGATACAGTTAAAGTAACACTTGGGCCAAAAGGAAGAAACGTTGTTCTTGAAAAGAAATTTGGTTCACCACAGATTGTAAATGACGGTGTTACAATTGCAAAGGAGATAGAGCTTGAAGACCCATTTGAAAACATGGGTGCACAGATTGTAAGAGAGGTTGCATCCAAGACAAACGACATTGCAGGTGACGGTACAACAACTGCAACAGTTCTGGCACAAGCAATGATAAGAGAAGGTCTTAAGAACATTGCAGCTGGTGCAAACCCAATGATATTAAGGAAAGGTATCCAGAAAGCAGTTGATGTTGTTGTAGAAGAAATTAGAAAGATGAGCAAGAAGGTAAGAGGAAAAGAAGACATCACATATGTTGCTTCAATCTCAGCAGGTGACGAAGAGATTGGCAAACTTGTTGCAGATGCAATGGAAAAGGTAACAAATGACGGTGTTATCACTGTTGAAGAGTCAAAGACAACAGAGACAACTCTTGAGATAGTTGAAGGTATGCAGTTTGACAGAGGTTACATCTCTGCATACATGGTAACAGATACAGAAAGAATGGAAGCGGTACTTGACGACCCATACATCTTGATTACAGATAAGAAAATCTCAACAATCCAAGACATTCTGCCACTTCTTGAACAGATAGTTCAGCAGGGAAGAAAACTTTTGATAATTGCTGAAGATGTTGAAGGTGAAGCATTGGCAACACTGGTTGTAAACAAACTCAGAGGTACACTTCAGTGCGTTGCAGTAAAAGCACCAGGATTTGGTGACAGAAGAAAAGCAATGCTCCAGGACATTGCAATATTAACTGGTGGTCAAGTAATTTCTGAAGAGCTTGGTCTTGACTTGAGAGAGGTAAAACTCAGCCAGCTTGGTCGTGCAAGACAAGTAAAAGTTCAGAAAGAAAATACAATTATTGTTGACGGTGCAGGCGACCCAAGCGAAATCAAGGCGAGAATTCAGTCTATCAAAAAGCAGATTGAAGAGACAACATCTGATTTTGATAGAGAAAAACTTCAGGAAAGACTTGCAAAACTTGCTGGTGGTGTTGCAGTAATTCATGTTGGTGCTGCAACTGAGACTGAACTTAAAGAAAAGAAACTCAGAATTGAAGATGCTCTTGCTGCAACAAAAGCTGCAGTAGAAGAAGGAATTGTACCTGGCGGTGGTACAGCTTTAATTAATGCAATTCCAGCACTTGATAAGCTTATTGAAAGCCTCACTGGCGATGAAAAGACAGGTGCAATGATTGTAAGAAAAGCTTTAGAAGAGCCACTCAGACAAATTGCTGAAAACGCAGGTTTAGATGGTTCAGTTATTGTTAACAAAGTAAAAGAAAGCCCAGCTGGTGTTGGATTTGATGCGCTCAACGAGAGATTTGTTGACATGTTCGAGGCAGGAATTGTTGATCCGACAAAGGTTACAAGAACGGCTATTCAGAACGCTGCATCGGCTGCTGCTATGCTTCTGACAACAGAAGCAGTTGTTGCTGAAAAACCTGAAAAGGAAAAGAATCCGCCAGCTCCAGCACCTGATATGTATTAA
- a CDS encoding DegV family protein has protein sequence MGVTIVTDSTCDLSPQMLNEFGIKMVPLKVFFEDEVYKDWVEITPEMFYEKLASSTVLPRTSQPSPEEFLDVFKQEIENGNEVVSIHLSSKLSGTYNSACLAKDMLDPQKIFVIDGKSASIGTGVLAILAKRLAEKGMPAKDIASLIIQKTNTIRHIFAVETLEYLKKGGRISPAKATIGNILNIKPILHIVDGVVEPLDKVRGMKRALPRIIEEVNKKGLDLKNQVCGFCYAGDLSEAEELINAIKQELSPGELIVTQIGSVIGTYVGPGTFAFIFFEE, from the coding sequence ATGGGTGTTACTATAGTTACAGATTCGACATGTGATTTGAGTCCTCAGATGCTAAATGAATTTGGTATCAAAATGGTACCATTAAAAGTTTTTTTTGAAGATGAAGTTTATAAAGACTGGGTAGAAATTACACCTGAAATGTTTTACGAAAAATTAGCATCATCAACAGTTCTTCCAAGAACGTCTCAGCCAAGTCCGGAAGAGTTTTTGGATGTATTTAAACAAGAGATTGAAAATGGTAATGAAGTTGTGTCAATTCATCTTTCTTCAAAATTATCAGGGACTTATAATTCTGCTTGTTTGGCTAAGGATATGTTAGATCCTCAAAAGATTTTTGTTATTGATGGAAAAAGCGCATCGATTGGTACAGGAGTTTTAGCTATTTTGGCTAAAAGGTTAGCAGAGAAAGGTATGCCAGCAAAAGATATAGCTTCATTGATAATACAAAAAACAAATACTATAAGACATATTTTTGCAGTTGAAACCTTAGAATATCTTAAAAAAGGTGGAAGAATATCACCTGCGAAAGCAACGATAGGAAATATATTAAACATAAAACCTATACTTCACATAGTTGATGGAGTTGTTGAGCCGCTTGACAAAGTAAGGGGCATGAAAAGAGCTTTGCCAAGAATAATTGAAGAGGTAAACAAAAAAGGATTAGACCTTAAAAATCAGGTTTGTGGTTTTTGTTATGCTGGTGATTTAAGTGAAGCTGAAGAACTTATAAATGCGATAAAACAAGAACTTTCGCCTGGAGAACTTATAGTAACTCAAATAGGTAGTGTAATAGGCACATATGTTGGACCAGGGACGTTTGCGTTTATTTTCTTTGAGGAATAA
- a CDS encoding co-chaperone GroES → MKIRPIGDRILIKFKEREEVTKSGIVLPDTVKEKPQIAEVIEVGPGGIVDGEKVEMVVKKGDKVIVSKYAGTEIKIDGEEYTIIRQDDVLAIIED, encoded by the coding sequence ATGAAGATAAGACCAATTGGCGATAGGATACTCATCAAATTCAAGGAAAGAGAAGAAGTAACAAAGAGTGGTATTGTTCTTCCAGATACTGTGAAGGAAAAACCACAGATTGCTGAAGTAATCGAGGTTGGTCCTGGTGGAATAGTAGATGGTGAGAAGGTTGAAATGGTTGTAAAGAAAGGTGACAAGGTAATTGTAAGCAAATATGCTGGAACAGAAATTAAGATTGATGGTGAAGAATACACAATAATCAGACAAGATGACGTCTTAGCAATTATTGAAGACTAA